The sequence AGAAGCCTGCAATCCGGCAAGATTAAACGTTTTGCTTGGCGCAACGAATGTGGTCGTAATATCTCTGAAATCTTCCTTGATCGACGCGATCGGGATATGGACATTCGGCTTAAACACAAGGTCAGAATGGATTTCATCTGATACTATCAGGCAGTCATGCTTTACGCACAAATCGCCGATCCTTTCCAATTCATCCCTCGTCCATACCCTGCCTCCCGGATTATGCGGGTTGCAGAGAATAAACATCTTCACGCCATCCTTTAGTCTAGCTTCAAAATCAACAAAATCGATTTCGAATCGGTCATTCTCAACCTTTAAATTTGAAGTAACCAGTGTGCGGTCATTATTTTTGACCATGTTGAAAAATGGCGTGTACACAGGGGAATGAACAAGCACTTTATCTCCTTTTTCTGTAAATGCACGGATAGCCGTACTGATTGAAGGGACCACGCCTTCGCTAAAAAGAATGGATGATTGCTTAAATTCGCAATCATGGCGATTTTTCATCCAGTTCTGTATGGCTTCTGTCACAGACATCGGAACAAATGTATATCCGAATATCCCATGTTTGATTCTTTCCTTTATTGCATCGGTGACCGCCTTAGGGGGATGGAAATCCATATCCGCGACCCACATTGGCAGGACATCGTCTTTGCCAAACACTTTTCCGACAGCATCCCATTTCACTGAATGCGTATTATTCCGGTCAATTACTTTGTCAAAATCTATTCTT comes from Mesobacillus jeotgali and encodes:
- a CDS encoding MalY/PatB family protein — encoded protein: MERIDFDKVIDRNNTHSVKWDAVGKVFGKDDVLPMWVADMDFHPPKAVTDAIKERIKHGIFGYTFVPMSVTEAIQNWMKNRHDCEFKQSSILFSEGVVPSISTAIRAFTEKGDKVLVHSPVYTPFFNMVKNNDRTLVTSNLKVENDRFEIDFVDFEARLKDGVKMFILCNPHNPGGRVWTRDELERIGDLCVKHDCLIVSDEIHSDLVFKPNVHIPIASIKEDFRDITTTFVAPSKTFNLAGLQASAVLIPNAELKEKFKKIQEQQGFFTLNAFAIAGMEAAYRYGEEWLDQLLAYLDENMKIATDFMNEHLPALKPMKADATYLLWIDCRELGLSDEEIKDQLLEKGKLGLEPGTKYGAGGEGFVRMNLACPRETLNEGLERLKKAFS